In the genome of Oncorhynchus mykiss isolate Arlee chromosome 18, USDA_OmykA_1.1, whole genome shotgun sequence, one region contains:
- the LOC110497005 gene encoding LOW QUALITY PROTEIN: adhesion G-protein coupled receptor G7-like (The sequence of the model RefSeq protein was modified relative to this genomic sequence to represent the inferred CDS: inserted 1 base in 1 codon), protein MLFKPTAVPNTSLYDFACVSWNYTLKDWSTFGCSKVNHSADGLRCFCNHTTNFAVLMSYRKDFKYPEXLTILGCSMSIIGLSLTITFQMVTRKSRKTNPTVLLVSVCMCLLIFTLLFMLGVDNPHKQLGKPEIQKDNILPPSDTHTERDRGPCTAVAVLLQYFLLGTFTWNTLFATHVFLMIRNSLATSPSHFTAYTVAIGWGLPAVVVALTLGISYRVDDPLGYRQEEFSWLAALDPKGNFDFKLPMFWGFLIPVAFMLIFNTVVLLCFAVKTNPHLTSTRHTSMKKKFLSSFSLAVVLGLSWILGYLLLITQNQTMYTILNISFCVLTTTQGLQIFIMFTARTSIVKKKYFKYFEICL, encoded by the exons ATGCTCTTCAAGCCCACA GCTGTTCCCAACACCTCCCTCTATGACTTTGCCTGCGTGTCATGGAACTACACGTTGAAAGACTGGAGCACCTTTGGCTGCTCCAAAGTCAACCACTCAGCAGACGGCCTGCGATGTTTCTGTAATCACACCACTAACTTTGCTGTGCTGATG TCGTACAGGAAGGATTTTAAATACCCTG CGCTCACCATATTGGGATGTTCCATGTCAATCATTGGGTTGAGTTTAACAATAACATTCCAGATGGTGACCAG GAAATCACGCAAAACCAACCCAACGGTCCTCTTAGTGAGCGTCTGCATGTGTCTCCTGATCTTCACCCTCCTCTTCATGTTGGGAGTGGACAACCCTCATAAACAGCTGGGCAAACCTGAAATACAGAAGGACAACATTCTCCCCCcgtccgacacacacacagagcgggaCAGAGGTCCCTGTACTGCAGTGGCAGTCCTGCTGCAGTACTTCCTGTTGGGGACGTTCACCTGGAACACGCTGTTCGCCACACATGTCTTCCTGATGATCAGAAACAGCCTGGCCACCAGCCCGTCACACTTCACAGCCTATACCGTGGCCATCGGATGGG GACTGCCTGCAGTTGTGGTGGCCCTCACCTTAGGAATTAGTTACAGAGTGGATGATCCACTGGGTTACAGGCAGGAAGAATT TAGCTGGCTTGCTGCCCTCGATCCAAAGGGGAACTTTGACTTCAAGCTGCCAATGTTTTGGGGTTTCCTGATTCCTGTGGCGTTCATGCTAATCTTCAACACGGTGGTGTTGCTTTGTTTTGCAGTTAAGACCAACCCACATTTAACCAG TACAAGACACACATCGATGAAGAAGAAGTTCCTCAGTAGCTTTTCTCTGGCTGTGGTGCTCGGTCTCTCCTGGATCCTGGGCTATCTGTTGCTCATTACACAGAACCAGACCATGTACACCATACTCAACATCTCCTTCTGTGTTCTCACCACCACTCAG GGCTTGCAGATTTTCATTATGTTCACAGCAAGAACATCAATTGTCAAGAAAAAATATTTCAAGTACTTTGAAATCTGCCTCTAG